Genomic window (Nitrospirota bacterium):
ATGACGGCCACGTCGATCAACGGATACAGCAGCCATTCCATGAGTCGCCGTTTGCCCATGGGGGAGACCGTGCGATTCATGATGTCCCACAGAGTGTTCCGCGTCCCGCGATCTCGCAGGTTGGCCGTGAGCTCCAGGTTCCTGACGGTCGTGTCATCCAACCGGAGGAAGGCGGGCAGTGAATAGGGCTCGGGACTGCCGATGTGGGGCGGGATGGCGAAGTGATGCCGGCGGAGGTAGTGGAGGCACAGGCCCGCGGCACTTCTCTGAAGTGGACTGAGAGCGGAAGGTTCCCCGCCATCGAGATTCCTGGGATCGTCGTTTAATTCGATGAGCGCCAGGTTGCTGGGATGGGCGAGCCAGTCCCTCGATACTCTCCGGATTTCGTCGATCCAACCGGTTTCCGTTGAGTCTGTTTTTCGGACAATGACTTCCGGCGGTTTGGAACGGAGGATTTCAGACAGGACGTCGCGGAGGTTTCCGGTATCCGCGACCTTGAAATCGCCCGTTGTGAAATCCAGCTTGGCCAGGCCGAAGACCATCTTTCCCTTCTCGGTTTCGGCATGAACGGCGAATAGATACCGGTGCTCGCCCGATTCAAGGAGGCTCTCCTCGACCGAAAGCCCCGGCGTGAGGATGCGCACGGGCTCGCGCCTGAGAAGGGCGCGCCCGGATTTCGCCGTCGGCTGCTCCGTTTGTTCGCAGACGACCACCTTGTGGCCCTTGGAAAGAAGGCGGCTGATGTATTGGGAAGAGGAATGCCATGGAACACCGCAGAAGGGGACGTCTTCGTCCTTGTTCTTGGCTCGGCTCGTGAGTGCGATGCCCAGCTCTTTGGAAGCGAGCTGGGCATCCTCGAAAAACATCTCGTAGAAGTCGCCCATGCGGAAGAAGACGATGGCATCCTGATGGCGCTCCTTGATCTGGAGGTACTGTTGGATCATGGGGGTGACCCCACCGCCATCAGGAGATTTGAAATTTGAGATTTCAGATTTCAAATTGCGAAGGCCTAGGCGTGGCCGGAGCCGTTCGTGGGACTCGCGGAGGGCGGCGTCGAGCGTTCCCGCAGTGAAGGGAAGACCTCCATCCAGTCCTTGAGGATGGGCTCGATCTCATACTCCAAGAGATCCGCCATGTACACTGTGTCCATGTTCTTCTGGGCCTTCTCCAACTCCCGGATATGCTCGTAAAGGCGGTTCTGTTTCGCGGTCAGCGTTTCCCCCTGGAAGTATTCGTCATCGTAGTTCAACCGAAGGGCCACGCGCATGTTGGTCGAGAAGGAGACAAACCAGACCAGTCCATCGAGGCACTCCGCCAGGAGGCGATGGGCTGAAAGATCTTCGCCCGAACGATATTTTTCGACGCAAACCCGAATCCCCTCACGGAGGCGGTCGAGATAGTCGAAGGCCCTGTCCAGCGCACCGACGACGGCCTCGGAAAGCGGCTCGGTTCGAAATTCTATCGATCGGACGTCCGCTGCGGGCGTCCCGGCCAACCGGGATTGGTTCTGGTCGGTGAGGTCTTCGCCATTGACCAGGATTTTTGAAACGAGGCGGTTCTTGGGGACCATCCGCCGCACGACGTCCCCGACCAACTCGTCGAGGGTGTTGAAATTATCCGGCAGGATCGATTCCTGCCGGCCGTCGATCACGATTTCCACTTCCTTGGCCATGAGACCTCCTGATTCTAATTCTTTCTTTCTGCCAGACGGTCGAGGTACAGTTGGAGCGTTTGGCAGCGACGCTCCAGGGTTCCGAGATGAATCTGGGACATCTGCGCCCAATCGACCGCGGTTCCCCCGTAGATCCTCTCCCGCTCGAATCGATATTGTCTGAGGAGCGGTTGGAGGAGAGGATTCCGGTATCCTTCCTCCACGATCCTCTGGTCCCACTCCACGAGCTGTTTCAGCGCGGCCTCGGTTCCACCGGTGTCCGCCCCGTCTTGGAAGAGAGAAAACTCCAATTCCCTTGCGGTCTGTTGTGCGGCGCGCGACCAGTCCAGAATCCGGAGGAGGTCGTTCGGAAGGGGGGGAGAAATCTCGCCGGCCAAGGTATTCCAGCCATACCACACGTCCACGGACTCTTTCAAATCCCGCCACCCGGCTTCCACATCCTTGAAATCGAGAGAGACTTTCCACATCTCGCGATACGCCAAAGACATCAGACCGTCCCGGCTCTGTTCCATCCTGCGAAGAGGGGTACAGAACAGCATGCCATCCGCATCCCTGCCGCTCCGGAAAAACGTGCAGTGTCCGTTGTAAATGGGATCGCGCGTTGGGGAGAGGCCGAGCAACAATTCCGCGCCGGTGGCCACATCCTCGGGATGAATATAGCGGTGACACACGGTATCGCTGCACGGAAGGTTTTCCGAACATGGGGCGCACGGGATGTTCGGCTGGAGGATGAGATGCCCGGGACCGTAACCGAACGTTTCGGGGTAGTACACTGAGCCGAGGGAAATGACGACGCAGGGAACGCCCAGGCTGGAGGCGAGATGCATCGGGCCGGTGTCGTTGGTGATGAGGAGACTCGACCGCGCGAGCAGCGCCCGGGCCTGCTCCAGGGTTGTTCCGATCCCGTCCATCGTACCGGCCGGCAGGCGAGGCTTCATTTTTTCCCACAGGTCGCGCTCGGACGGGGCGCCGAGGACGAGGAAATCCAAGCCGGGCCGGCACGCAAGGAGGGCCAGCGCCTCGGCGAATTGTTCGGGCTCCCAGCGCTTTCGGTATTCGCTTGCACCCGGCTGAACGGCAACCAATTTGTGCCCGGTCTGGAACCCATGCGATCGCAGAAAGGCATCCGCCCACGCTCGATCCGGTTCGGGAACAACCAGGGGAGGCAGGTCCTCGGGCGGACCCAGTCCGCATCCCCGGATGTACAGATCGACGATGTGAAACCGGTTCAATCTTCTCGTGGCGACCATCGTAAAGAGGTAGGTGAGCCAGTCGCCCTGAAATACGCGCCGCTGGCCCTCAACGATGACGTGCCCCAGCGTGCGGGTGGTCGGGGTCTGGAAGAAACTCATCAGGAGACCGCTGAACTTGCCGTGGCTGAGATTCACGATGAGATCGAAGGAACGGGATCGCATCTCGGCGGCCAATTCCTTGAAGTACTTGGAGCCTTCCGCGATGGGTGGTTCGGATCCGGATGGGGGGCGGAGGCGATTCAGGTCCAGAGGAACGAACTCATCCACGGGCGGCGAGAGCCAGCGGACTACTTCTCCCTTTTCCCCCTTGCCGTCCACGAAGACCGAGAGGTGCGATTCCGGATAGTTTTGCTTCACGGCCCAGTAAAACGGCAGGGCCTGGAGCTGGTCTCCCATCCGGTTCAGATTGAGGATCAGGATCTTGTTGGGGGGGGTCATGACGCCGGTCGCTGAACCCGTTCCTGCCAGAGCTGATCGAGAAGGAGGAAGACCATTTCCGTGTCGTCGAGGTTCCCTCCCTTGTTCTGGATGTCCCGCACAATGTCCTGAAATCCGATTTCAGAGCGGTCCTCATAGCGACGCAGAAAGGCGGTCAGTTCGGCGTCGCCTCTCGCCTGTTCGAGAAGGCGTTCCACCGGCGTCTGGCCCTCGAGGCGATGCGCGAAGCGGGGGTAGTCCCAGGAAAGGATCATCTCGAGGGCTTGTTGCATCCTCTTTTCGAACGAATGATCGCGGAGGGCCCGAGCCTGTGCCGCGGCGGCGATGACTCGGCGCTCTTCCGGATGTTTCAGGTAGTGATCGACCTTTTCGCGCGCCTCATCCAGCGTTGAGAAGCAGACGATCTCCTTGCCCTCTTCGAAGAGATCCGGCAGGAGTTCGCGGCGGTCCGTGATCTGGAAGGCTCCGATGGCGGCGATCTCAAAGGTCCGCGGGTTTACGAAATCTCCGTTGGGATTCACGCCGTCGTGGTACGTGGACGAGTGCAGATTGATGTTGATGTCGGAGGCGTTGTAAATTCGGACCACGTCCTCGGGGCTCAGCCAGCGGGCGTTTTCCTGCACGTGCCGGAACAGGATGGAGTTGGCGTCCCAGCCCGTTCCCCAGACCTTGAAATCATATTGCATAAGGCCCATGAGGAATTGGCGGCGGTTGTAATAGCCCGCGCCCATGAACGAGACATCCGATCCATAGCGTGCGCGATCCTCCTCCGAGAGGTCCAGAGGTCGATGGAGCGATGGGGCGCAGGCCTGAGGCAGGTAGCCGAATCGGTGCTGAGTGGCGGAGCGGAGCTCTTCAAAAAAGGCTCCTTTCTGGATGGTGAAAAAATAGTCACACGCCGGGGCGATGGTTTTCCAGTAG
Coding sequences:
- a CDS encoding glycosyltransferase family 9 protein — encoded protein: MTPPNKILILNLNRMGDQLQALPFYWAVKQNYPESHLSVFVDGKGEKGEVVRWLSPPVDEFVPLDLNRLRPPSGSEPPIAEGSKYFKELAAEMRSRSFDLIVNLSHGKFSGLLMSFFQTPTTRTLGHVIVEGQRRVFQGDWLTYLFTMVATRRLNRFHIVDLYIRGCGLGPPEDLPPLVVPEPDRAWADAFLRSHGFQTGHKLVAVQPGASEYRKRWEPEQFAEALALLACRPGLDFLVLGAPSERDLWEKMKPRLPAGTMDGIGTTLEQARALLARSSLLITNDTGPMHLASSLGVPCVVISLGSVYYPETFGYGPGHLILQPNIPCAPCSENLPCSDTVCHRYIHPEDVATGAELLLGLSPTRDPIYNGHCTFFRSGRDADGMLFCTPLRRMEQSRDGLMSLAYREMWKVSLDFKDVEAGWRDLKESVDVWYGWNTLAGEISPPLPNDLLRILDWSRAAQQTARELEFSLFQDGADTGGTEAALKQLVEWDQRIVEEGYRNPLLQPLLRQYRFERERIYGGTAVDWAQMSQIHLGTLERRCQTLQLYLDRLAERKN
- a CDS encoding glycosyltransferase; its protein translation is MFELKTSRSGAPTLLFNGAYLHSAYDPVREATEAVDRLEWIPSQPIIVMGFGLGYMVEQLLRKATEKGCKPNIHVIEWNPEVLGLAREARDIAGILNSVTLLSVDSRESLDRLDSLREAFAQRAVIFSPPGLAKGRTDLYNMIMETLNRLRMHSRLRRVGLKIAVVSPIYGGSLSTSYYVAEAFRSLGHKVDLFDFAPYEHVLAQVDTVTSVPGHRNQLHNSLCLFLSDLFLARCAEWKPDLVFALAQSPLAPSVFTKLREMKIPSAFWFVEDFRLFPYWKTIAPACDYFFTIQKGAFFEELRSATQHRFGYLPQACAPSLHRPLDLSEEDRARYGSDVSFMGAGYYNRRQFLMGLMQYDFKVWGTGWDANSILFRHVQENARWLSPEDVVRIYNASDININLHSSTYHDGVNPNGDFVNPRTFEIAAIGAFQITDRRELLPDLFEEGKEIVCFSTLDEAREKVDHYLKHPEERRVIAAAAQARALRDHSFEKRMQQALEMILSWDYPRFAHRLEGQTPVERLLEQARGDAELTAFLRRYEDRSEIGFQDIVRDIQNKGGNLDDTEMVFLLLDQLWQERVQRPAS